tatctatctatctatctatctatctatctatctatctatctatctatctatatctatatatatatacacatatatatatatacacatatatacatatatacatatatacatatatatatacatatatatatacatatatatacatatatatatacgtatatatatgcatacatatctatctatatatatatatatatatatatatatatatatatatatatatatatatatatatatatatatatatatatatatatatatatatttatatatatatatatgtatatatgtgtatgtatgtatgtatgtatgtatgtatatatatatatatatatatatatatatatatatatatatatatatgtatgtatatctatctatctatctatctatctatctatctatatatgtatatgtgtatatgtctatatgtctatatgtctatatgtgtatatatatgtatatatatatatatatatatatatatatatatatatatatatatatatatatatatatatatatatatatatatatacacatatatacatatatacatatatacatatatacatatatatatatatatatatatatatatatatatatatatatgtatatatgtatatgtatatgtatatgtatatgtatatgtatatgtatatgtatatgtatatatatatatatatatatatatgtatatatgtatatatgtatatatgtatatatgtatatatgtatatatgtatatatgtatatatgtatatgtatatgtatatgtatatgtatatgtatatatatatatatatatatgtatatatgtatatatatacatatatactaattatatatatatatatatatatatgtatatatatatacatacatatacatatatatacatatatatacatacatacattatatatacatatatatatatgtatatatatgtatatatatgtatgtatgtatatatatgtatatacatatatatatatatatgtatatatatatatatatatatatatatatatatatatatatgtatatatatgtatatatatatatatatatatatatatatatatatatctatctatctatctatctatctatctatctatctatctatctatctatctatctatctatctatctatctatctatctatctatctatctatctatctatctatctatctatctatctatctatctatctatctatctatctatatatgtatatatgtatatatgtatatatatatatatatatatatatatatatatatatatatatatatatatatatatatatatatatatatatatgtatatatatattaaatatatatatatatatattatatatatatatatattaaatatatatatatattatatatatatattatatgtatatatatattaatatatgtaaatctatatatatatatatatatatatatatatatatatatatatatatatatgtatacgtatatatgtatatatatttacatatataaatatatatatgtatatatatgtatatatatgtatatatatatatatatatgtatatatgtatatatgtatatatgtatatatacatatatatatatatatatattattatgtatatatgtatatatgtatatatgtgtgtatatatatatatatatatacatatacatatatacatatatatatatatatatatatatatttatatatatatatatatatatatgtatatatatatatatatatatttatatatgtatatatatactaattttatatatttatatatatatataaatataatatatatatatatatatatatatatatatatatatatatatatatatatatatatatatatatatatatatatatatatatatatatatatatatatatatacatatatatatatacatacatatatatatatatataaatttttatatatatatatttatatatatatataaaatttatatatatatatataaatttatatatatataaaatatatatatatataaatttatatatataataaataaatatatatatatatatatatatatatatatatatataacatacatatatatacatatatatatatatatatacatacatatatatatatatatatatatatatacatatatatacatacatacatatatatatatatgcatatatatacatacatacatatatatatacatatatatatacatacatatatatacatatatatatatatacatacatatatatatacatatatatatacctatatatacatacatatatacatacatgtatacatacatatatgcatatatatatacatacatacatatatatatatataaatatatatatacatacatatatatatacatacatatatatatacatacatatatatacatacatatatacatacatacatacatatatatatatacatatatatacatacatatatatatacatacatatatatatacatacatatatatacatacatatatatatacatacatgtatatatatacgtacatatatatatatatatatatatacatacatatatatatacatacatatatatatatacatacatatatatatacatacatatatatatacatacatatacatatacatacatacatatatatatatatatacacatatatacatatatacatatatgtatatatataaatatatatatatatatatatatacatatatgtatatgtatatatataaatatatatacatatatatatacatatatatatataatatatatacatatatatatacatatatatatacatatatatacatatatatacatatatatatacatataaatacatatatatatatatatgtatatatatacatatatatatacacacatatataaacacatatatatacatatatatatacatatatatacatatatatatatacatatatatatacatatatatatacatatatatatacatatatatacatatatatatatacatatatatatacatatatatatatatatatatatatatatatacatatatatatacacacacatatatatacacacacatatatatatatatatatatatatatatatatatatatatatatatatatatatatatatacatatatatatacatatatatatacatatatatatatacatatatatatacatatatatatacatatatatatacatatatatacatatatatatatatatatatatatatatatatatatatatatatatatatataaaacataatttcAGTATAAACAACAATATTGACTATCTGCCTCACAATCTACTGTACATCCTCTTTTGATGCTAAAAAACATGTTATCATGAGGGTGAGTAACAATTTAACCGTTCTCTTCTTCACTCACAGTACAATTATTAGTAAATTTCACATACTATTCAATATTTTGTTATAAAAAGAGCTCTGTCAAAAAGTGATTTTCCATACCTGTAGCTTATTTTTGGTATTCTGAGCACATTCATAGTTAATTTAGGCTGTAATGTTAACTCACTAGCAACCTTAAATTTTCAAgacgaaaataatattttccgggCGGTTTCAAAATCAACGCCACGTGCAACAAAGTCAGAACATGAGTTCCGATCTAGCGTCGCACCGGTGGGACCCTTGGTAATGTTTACTTTTCCtagtgtctcatatgtgggacacctgtcgtaAGTGGGTTAATTATAACAGGTAAATTAAATGTATCTAAGATTGTAAAAAGGACATTAACTTCCAATGGATTTATCAAAGAAACTAACCTTTTTGGCCTCTAGCATGGCATCCTTAAATGATAAAAAGTCTGTGAAAGTTAACAACAGATCGAAAACCTCTCCGTCAATGGCTTCACTCTTGCTTATTAACTCTTGGAAGGCATTCATGTTAAACCCTTTTTCTCTGCTTGACAACTCATTCTCTATGTGGCCTTCAATCAACTGTGTCTGTCAAAAAGAGAATAGTAGTGGACATTACTGGGtgtgaaaagacaaagagagctaTTTAATATATtggaaaaatatgcatatatcaagTATAATACCAAGAAAAACTGAGGAAAAATAATTGGTACTGATAAGAATATGATATGGATTTTTAACTTAACAATTGTGGAGCCCTCAACTATAAGGTTCATGAATCAGTGCCATGAACAGTTACACAGAAAAATATCGTTAGGTGAGGTGTTAAAACATTCAATAACATACAGAACCATATGTTACAAAAGAGTTGGTATTTTGGAtttcaattttgttttgttttgattaatCTCTGAAATAGTCATTGTGGAATTCAAATGGATTCACAGTGAGATGATGATTCTATTTCCGTaagggatggaatatgccttgcaatattcagatatGCTGCGCATACCCAAAGTTGTTGGAAAATCAGGGATATCAACAGTTTTGTATtgttaacaactatatttcaaaaagtagTATTACTTGTATCAGAATGTTTAACATGATTCTCTAACAATTtcctgtgtagctgtacatgtcttttcatttatccatttttcttcttaCCACACTAATTTTTTATGCATTAGTATGCAAAATTCATATACCCATTAATCAATGagaataaattttttatatatgctGACTCAATGTCTTTAGGCTCAGAATGTAATATATGCAAAAAGAAgtattcacaaagaaaaaaagaaagaaaaaaaagccaaatagAGTAACACCATCTTTGCGTTCCATTGCGCATTAAAACAAAATTCTCATTGTACACAGGTACTTGGCAACATAGGTATTTTCACAACTGCCAACATTAGCAAGAACCGAATCAACAGGCTTACGTATTGTGTGAAAATATCCGTGTATTCCAGTTTGTTCTCCTCAGTGTCCTCAAACTTGTGGCAGTGTTCATGCATAAAGCTCTCCCTTAGTGCTACAAATTCATCACCTGAAACAGGATTGCAGTTTAAATTTTATCGGCTTTATTTGTTAATGAACCATATGTTGtctggtctctgtctgtctatcagttggtctatgtctgtttgttaatCTGTGAGTTCTTCTGACAATCAGTCTTTTGGTTGAAAGTCAGGCTGTCTGCTGTCTTCCTGTTAGATTTAAGACTATCTATTGTATGCACAGTGGGCTAAGGAATTTAAGTACTGCTATGTTTGGCAGTTCAAGCCTCTCTCCAGCTGGTAGTGATAAGGACCCTAACTCTTCTTTGCACATAGGGGAAATTGGAGAATTATAAAACCTGTAGCTTGTGGCAATGTATCATTCGACATTCGTCCACGttattattcattaattaatcttttcatttttcatgcaTCTGCCCCTGTATATTTGGTGAATtatttaaaaaaggggaaaaaaagaagaaaaaaaaatcaccctatAAAAGATGCAAGGTTACATCAGTATTCACAatgtacaaaatatatttttttacatatacactaTTCTTTTTAAAATATGCCTtttttataataacagcaattataatatcAATCTAACAACATATAACATAATCATTTTTAGCAATTTTATTCAACCTTACTTAAAATAATGTTCTCTATGTGGCCCACAAGGACGTCCAATTCCAGGGTGTCTTGAGAGTCGTCTACAGCAAAcacctcctctccgtcctctgcTGACTTTGCCATCTGAGTGAGTCGAAGGTCTATTTAATACACTGGACCAAAAAGGAAGCACTAGTCTTTCTCTGAATGGCAAAAGTAATCAAAAAGGAGTCTTCAAAAATTCATatcaatatccatatctataaatgtctatctgtatgtgtatgtatacatacatgtatacatacacacattcatacatacatatatagagacattcatacatacttacatatatatttgtgtacatgtgtatgtgtgaaagtgcGAGTgcaagtgcgtgcgtgagtgagtgagtgagtgagtgagtgagtgagtgagtgagtgagtgagtgagtgagtgagtgagtgagtgagtgagtgagtgagtgagtgagtgagtgaggaagtgagtaATTAAGAAAGTGAGTAAGTAAGGAAGTAAGTGAGTTAGTAAGGAAGTAAGTGAGTGAgcaagtaagtaagtgagtgagtgagtatatattttttttcttttcttttcttttttttgagaaaaagagagagaaagaaggaaaatgtacatacacatataaatccatGTGTGtggtacatacattcacacacactgaaaaacattaactaaataaaaaaaatatgaatgcatcaaaaataaaacaaggaattAGTCATATAATGAAGCTGTACATCACCTTCTACTCAATTGTGTTCCTTTGTACACAAAATGGGGGCCTCAATATagctttatacatatattatttatatatatatatatatatatatatatatatatatatatatatatatatatatataaatatatatacatatatatatacatatatatatacatacacacacacacacacacacacacacacacacacacacacacacacacacccacacacacacacacacacacacacacacacacaaatatatatatacatatatatatatacatatacatatatacatatatatatacatatatacatatatatatatacatatatacatatatatatatacatatatatacatatatatatacatatatatacatatatatacatatatatacatatatatatacatatatatacatatatatatacatatatatatatttacatatatatatatatatatatatatatatatatacatgtacatatatctatatatatatacatatacatatatatatatatatatatacatatatatatatgtatttatgtatgtatcatatatatatatatatttatttatttatgtatgtatgtatgtatgtatatatatatatatatatatatatatatatatatatttatatataggtatatatatatgtatatacatatatatgtgtgtgtgtgtgtgtgtgtgtgtgtgcacgtgtttgcgtgtgtgtgtgtgtgtgtgtgtgtgtgtgtgtatgtgtgtgtgtgtgtgtgtgtgagtgtgtgtgagtgtgcgtgcgagtgcgtgtgcgtgtgcgcgtgggcgtgtgcgtgggcgtgtgcgtgtgcatgtgcatgtgcatgtgtgcatgtgcatgtgtgcatgtgcatgtgtgcatgtgcatgtgtgcatgtgcatgtgtgtgtgtgcatgtgtgcttgtgcatgtacgtgtacgtgtgtgtgtgagtgtgggtgtgtctatatatatatatatatatatatatatatatatatatatatatatatatatatgtatatatatatatgtatatatatgtatgtatatatatgtatatatatatatatatatatatatgtatatatatatgtatatatatatgtatatatatatatatatgtatatatatgtatatatatatatatatatatatgtatatatatatatgtatatatatgtatatatatgtgtatatatatgtatatatatatatatatatatatatatatatatgtatatatatatatgtatatatacatatatatatatatatctatatatatatatgtatatatatgtatatatatatgtatatatatatacatatatatatgcatatatatatatacatatatataatgtatatatatacatacatatatatatatatacatatatatgcaatgaaaaacacaataccgtgttgataatatggaagaaaagcccacaatgcacaaactgtttctgcattgtgggttttgcttccatatatatatatatatatatatatatatgtacatatatatataaatatatatatatacatgtatatatatatatatatacatacatatatatatatatatatatatatatgtatatatatgaatacatatgtatatatatgtatatatatgtatatatatatgtgtttatatatatgtatatatacatatgtataaaaatgtatatatataaacatataaatatatatgtataaacatatatatatatgtatatatatatgtatatatatgtatatatatgcatatatatatatgtatatacatgtatatatatgtatatatatgtatatatatatgtaaatataaatatatatatatgtatatctatatatatatatatatatatatatataatgtatatatatacatacacatatatatatacatatatatatatttatatatatatatatatatatatatatatgtatatatatatatgtatatatatatatatatatatatatatatatatatatatatatatatatatacatacatacgtatatatctatctatatatatacatatatagctttatatgtatttgtatacatatataaacatatatatatatatatgtatatacatatatatatatatatataatatatatatatacatacatatatatatacatatatatattaatttatatatatatatatatatatatatttatgcatatatatatatatatatgcatatatacatatatatatatatatatatatatatatatatatatatatatatatatatatatataaatatatatatatttatatatatatatatatatatatatatatatatatatatacaatgtatatatatacatatatacagatagatagaaagatagatagatgtagacagatagataaacatatagactgacagatagacataaagatatataggtagataaatatcttaatatttctatatagaaagacagatttaTTTATAAGGATAAATAGTGAGATAGACTTAGATAGAcatatatcgatacatacatatacagatataaacataaacacagatatgCGAAATATAGTTACTGTCATGAGCTTGTAAGAATTATTTGACGTATCAAATGCCCACAATGGCAAACTATTTCCCATTCACTACACTGTTAGCTACTATCACAACCCTGCGCTTCATGTCACTGAAATTTGAATCACATCACAAATTTCTCCAACGAGTAATACGCTAAGTCTAACACAGGAGAAGGCATATCACGCCCTATAAGGCAGGAAAATGGCAAATTCTCACTTGGACCTGTCATGCACTGCGCCATGCAACCTCTCGCCGATACGTCTGTTGAATGACTGAAATATTTTTGGAAATATGTGAGGCATTTTGAATGAATATTTAATGAAGCggaatgttttgttttattttgggaTTAAGGGGAGTTTATCATCTTTAATTTCGTTGTATGGAGGTTAAATtcttatatgatttatttttctccTAGGTTGAAAATATTTTAGGCTCTTATCCTATGTAAATAATAGGGTGCGTATCTTTCGTAATTTCACtgccttcgttatcattatcattctttatgtgttcgttattgtcaatattaccattattatgatcaccattataatcTTATTCTTTATCATGACTACTTTTAGCAATACTattgtctatcattatcatcatcattattttcaatattattgttgttactattatcattatcttaatctatattatcatcatttttatcatcaccatcatcatcattatcatcattaatactattattattattatagttgctgttgttgttgttttgttgttgttgttgttgttattatcattatgattattatgatgatgatgatgatgatgatgatgatgatgatgatgatgatgattattattattattactattatcattattacttttattattattattattattattattattattattattattattattattattattattattattattattattattatcattattattattattattattattattattattattattatcattattatcatttattattattatcattattattattattattattattattattattattattattattattattattattattatcattataagtactattattagtagtatcattatt
The sequence above is a segment of the Penaeus vannamei isolate JL-2024 chromosome 31, ASM4276789v1, whole genome shotgun sequence genome. Coding sequences within it:
- the LOC113815517 gene encoding ADP-ribosylation factor-like protein 2-binding protein; the encoded protein is MAKSAEDGEEVFAVDDSQDTLELDVLVGHIENIILSDEFVALRESFMHEHCHKFEDTEENKLEYTDIFTQYTQLIEGHIENELSSREKGFNMNAFQELISKSEAIDGEVFDLLLTFTDFLSFKDAMLEAKKSTEDGSARLLDLLQVTRLSS